agtttttatcgctccttctattttcaatgacagcctagcaggatatagtattcttggctgcaaatttttctcatttagtgctctgaataaaTCATGCCACTCCTTTttggcctgccagttctctgtgtataggtcttctgccaatctaatatttctgccattgtatgTTATGGACCTCTTgtctcaagctgctttcaggattttctctttgtcactgataattgcaagttttactattagatgacagggtatggacctatttttattgattttgaggggggggatctctgtgtctcctggattttgatgcttgttcctgtcaccaaattatggaaattctctgctataatttgctccaatatatcttctaaccccctctctctttcttcttcttctgggatcctaatTATTCTGATAtcgtttcatcttatggtatctcTTATCTTATCtctcttatctctcaaattctcccttcatggttcagtagttatttgtctctctttttctcagatactttattctccatcatttagtcttctatatcactaattctctcttctgcctcacttatcctagcagtaagagcctccatttttttattgcacctcattaatagctttttaaatttcaacttggttagattttagttcttttatttctcctgaaagggattttatttcttcagaaagggattctctagtatcttccatgcttttttcaagcccagctagcacctcgataattgtcattctgaactctagttctgacatattactaatgtctgtattgattaggtccctagccattggtactgcctcttgttcttttatttgaggtgagtttttccaccctgtcattttatccagaagatagatgaatgagagaacaaaaatgctaaaagagtagcaacaaccccagaaaaatatacactaaccaaagcAGAATAGACTCAAAACTTGGgggagaagaaaatgggagggatgaatatatgaatatatgaagatatagatatagatgatatagatatagatatagatatatcttagactggtgaatagaacagagccacacacttgattttgggtgtattttggtctgttagaagaaactgcctcccaaaattttaaagaaagaaaaaaaaatatatatatatataggggtaaacctgatgaagggatagaatatgactgtaaagatgaaaattttaaaagattctaaaaaagaattgataagatgagaagttggttgaaaaaagaggaaagaatgtgatcaggctggagactagaacaaagccatgttctacatttagggtatattttgatctattagaagaaactgtatcctaaaattttaaagaaggaaaaatctatatgtatacaaaaaataaggttaaatacaatgaagggatagactatgactataacaatgaaaatttttaaagtttttttatgtactgataagataaaatagtttaaaaaacattaaaataagaaagaagaaaatattttaaaaatagaataagaaaaaaataaaatttaaaaaatttaactttgaaagactaaagaatcatggggaaaaagctaCAAagtctatgtgctgtattcccagagctctgaagttttgcaattttcattgattggtgaacttggtctttgctggctgttcttgttgatcttctggggggagggcctgttgcattgattctcaaatgtctttgcctgagttggaattgcactgcccttgccaggggccaggctaagtaatctgctcagttttgctctcagtagcttttgttccctgaacaatTTCTgaacagctttggaggatgggaataaatATGGTGGCCTCTCAATATCTGGCCCTGTAGAAGCTGAGAACTCAGGACCCCAttcctcagtgtaccctcagagaaaagcaatcattcacacctgtctccctggtctccagcctcactctgtgctcacccagcctctaatggagtgtttctatctctggggcatggccccatttggagtctccaaaccagCAGATTGTGCAGCATGCTCCCGCACCTgcttctcccagaggaggaaggaggggggtctccctggatctgccacttgtggggccCCTGCTCTTTCAACTGTGCTTGAATCATGgcttaaggtaaccccaagctgagagcccactcctcagctccatctctgcagctggcttttccgctctgatacctgggagctttgccacactcagacacccccggtctttTTGTGACACctcaggtcctgagaccacactgtccccatgagggcttcacccctgcttagcctctggagcaatgtccctcagtagagcagacttctaaaagttccaattttgtgctcctgCTCTACcacttcccccaccaccaccatgctctctcttcctgtatATCGCcccagattcacttctctgcacgtcctaccttccagaaagtggtcaattttctgttcctagaattgctgctcttcttctcttcaatctcctgttgagtttgtaagtgttcagaatggtttgataactatctagctgaacgaTGCTGACCCagtgatatttaggtctcctactcctccgccatcttgctcctctccctttttaaaagattttatttatttatttgagagaaagagaagaagggggagagcagagggagaggagaagcagactccctgctgagcagggagtgggggtccatcccaggaccatgggatcatgccCTTagttgaaagcagacacttaaccaaatgagccactcaggtgccccaaagtgataatattcttgaaaagaaaattcaaatacagAAGTACATGAAGAAGCACGTGTCTCTACCTGACTCGCCATCCTCAATTCCGCTCCTAAGAAGTATTcgttattaaaatttttatgtgtatccttccactcttttttctttgcatatgtaAGCATATCTATATTTGAAGGAGTTTTGATATTTATTCACAAATGAAACCAtaatgtttatattctttggtTTGCTTcaatactatatttattttataccagtACTGGAATGATATGTCCCTTCCAAAAAGCACACTTTCACAAGTATAGAACTCAATTATTGcctggacagaaaaaaaaaaagtatcctctGTTCTCATGTGGTTCTGGATGAGCCCCACTCAGTTGCAAAAAAGGGGTTCTGAGCATTTTAGGGGTCCTTATAGATCCAGAGAAAGCTATGGACCTTCtccccagggaaaaaaaaaatgcacatacagGCAAAGGTTTGTAGATAATTTAAAGGTTAAGATTCCCTCCTGgattaattattctttattccTAAGTATATATTTTGTTCCAAAAGATTGATCAGGGGAGAGTCTGTCTCCAGCACCACTGGCCTGTAAGAGATGCTCCTCCATGTTAGGCCTCTACCAAACACTACTTTGCCTCTGACCACTTTTTTCCTACACAGGGATGAGCTTCACCCAGACCCTTATGTCCCTGGCAATTGGTGCTTGGCAAGACTGGTAGAAGCCATTATTACAACCAACAAAGCCCGGTCACCTTCTCAGTAATGCCAGTTTGCTGACTTCCCAAACACTCTGGCTCCCCTCACTGATGCCACAAGCAAAACCCAAGGCAGGATGTCGGGGCTGCACCTCATTAACACCTAGTATGGTCAGCAGCTAATATTGTTCACTCTTTTCAGGAAAACTCTGgtgccttctcctcttcctcagtTCTTATCTCTCACTATACCTCTGTTCCAATAGGTGGTTAGCCCTTCCTCATCACTGGGAAATTATAATCCCTTTTTTTGCTTTGGGGACCAAGGCTTGACCCTAAAGGATTAAGATATCAGGCTATCCCTCAGTGCCATAGCTAAGGGAATGTCTGCACTGCACAGTGAGTGTGTACTCTGTACTGATATACTGTCTACTCATTTTATCATACTCAGGGATGATCTGGATACTGTTGTCTCCCATATTTCCTCAATTAGAGCCCTTATTCACTAGCACCCATGTGCTGGCACAACACACGtaaatacacatatgcacacacacaccagcaagaCTTCTGAGATATACAGCCAATTGCATTTTGCCATGACTTTCCGTGCCCTCTTTTCCAGGATTTACTCAGATTCAGTCACATGAAGGTACTTGCAAATCCCTTAACTCTTAAGGATTCAAGGGTGGCCTTAACAAAATCTTTGTACAACTGTTTAACCTGTTTCAAAGTCCAGGAAGCAAGAATCAGATATCACTGATTCATAGGATTTTAGAATAGGAAGTTCTTAAggttctttcattcattaaacaaatctttatttaaagtttCAACTCTGTGCCTCATAATGTGTACTAAATCATGCAGTGATCTTTTAAGAGATCATGCAATCTCTtttaacagatgagaaagcagaggccCAGATGGGTCCAGGGTCATACAGCCACTTAAATAGCAAGTACATCCAGTTAACCTAATCCCCTTTCTGGATTCTTTACATCCACCATGCTGAACAGAAACTCATCTCAAATCCTAAGCAGTAACTTCAACCAGATGATAAGTTTAAGAGAAGGAATTATCTCCAGTGATACACAGATCAAAGAAGAGTCTTCACCATGACAGAAGGGGAAGATAAATTACTCTTGAGAAACAATTGCACAGATAGTCATTGCTGTCAGCATTATTATCCTGTATTAATAGCAGGGAGCGTGTGTTCCATGTTGAGTCGTAACAGCAATGAGGGTTTGTAGAGGTCCATAATCCTTTACCTGAAATTGCAAAATCCCAAAAGTCTGAAAActgccagttttctttcttcctttggcaGCAAAACCTGACCTTACCTGAAGTCTCTTGGCAACAAAACCCATCCTCACTTGATGCAAGTCAATTCATAGTCTTTTTTATCCTGTTTATTATGAATATCACCATCTTTTTGCTGCGGAAGTagcaaaaattttatataagtaCTCCCAGAACCCTTGTATGTAGTTTAATTTAAGATATAGATGATATTAGCTTTCTAAAATCCAcaaaattctgaattctaaaaaaaaaaaaaaaaatctgatcctGAGGATGATAACACAACTAGACATTATAGGCCTATCTTACATTTAGAATATACATATCCTTCCCCAGAATTGGTGCAAGGAATATTCATTCTTTGCCCTCTCCCAACATACAAATAAGATTAATTCCACTGAGATTTCACCCTTCTCAGACTCAGTTTAGTCATATAGTTCCACTAAATTACTTAGGTTctaagaaatcattattttattaattgtagTTTGTTAGGCTGGGAGGAGTAAGCTAGGAATTGCCAGGCTTCTGTAAGGGGAACCCGGGAGTGGGCAGGACCAGCATAAGCAgattgtttttattctcttcttacCCACCGTGCTTTATGGCAGGGCAGAGAGATTTTTGGAAAAGCagcctcagtttttccccaggccagagagagcagcccacagagcaggggaggagTGGGGATCCCACACTCAGAGAAAGTGAAGATGCTACTGAAGATTTGAGCCCTGATTAAGCCAAACAAAGGATTCATGGGAATAAATCCACTCTGAGATCTGTCTGCTTCATCAAAATCCAGCTAGTAATAAGTCACTAAATACAGTTAGGCTATGTCAACAGGTCCATCCTTCTCATACAAACCATACCATTTCATTCCCTCTGGACATGGGAATACAGCAAATGCAACAACGTACACTTGCCTGAAGATGCCATTTATCACTGCATATTTCTCAGAGAGTCTTATGAGCTTTATCCTCTGCACCTTAGTAAAACCTTGGCCACAGTGAGGCACTACTGGGGACCATTCAAAAATTCTGCCCAGGTCTAGGGTCACCTGGGGccactgacttaaaaaaaaataaaaaataaaaaccatcaccCCATGCTCTGGATGACAGAGAAAACTGCAATGTATTCCTTTTCTCTTGGCTTCAATCTCCCTTCTTgccttgtctctcttcctctcctctccccatctctccttttctctcttcatccTTCATCAGCCCCCCTTTCCTGTCCTAAGCCTTGGTGGTCCTCCAGCTCTACCGGGACACTTAGGAAATTGGTCAGAGCACCAGCCCAAAGAAACACAATGAAAGCAAGAGGATGACACATCCTCTGGTCTCCCTGTGCTTCCTCACTCCCAACAGCCACCTGGCACCTGAAGAAAAGCCCAGGGATGACAGGAGCCTAAGGGACAATTCCTCCGTGAAAATATTGGATTTCCCTTCTGTCTCCATTGTAGGTAAGTAGCTTGTCGTGGTGCCTAGTCTCTGGACTCTGGCACATGAGAAGGGGCTACAGGATGTCAAACATGCTCCCCAGGGTTCACTGACATAAGTCAGAGctcctttttgtttattcttcaaagcaatctggggcgcctgggtggctcagtgggttaagccgctgccttcggctcaggtcatgatcccaggtcctgggttcgagccccacatcgggctttctgctcagcagggagcttgcttcctcctctctctctgcctgcctctctgcctacttgtgatttctctctgtcaaataaataaataaaatctttaaaaaaaaaaaaaagcaatcttcaAGGAATAAAATATTCCTTGACTCCTATGGCTTTAAAAAGCCCTGTATACCACCAATTTCATAAACAATTTTTGCAtgttaaaggctctgagaaaccCTGAAGTCAAGACACTTCGTGAACTTGGTTCAACTTCGTGAACTTGGTTCAACTTAGCATTTCTGAAACTTATTGAATCACAGaactgtaaaaatattaaatgttaaaatgttaaatgttaaatcttaaaaatcaacaataaaaatgttagaaaatgctGCAGAATATAACCGAGTGTGGGATGAACTAGTCCTTTCAGGGTTGAGAACCGAAAATAACTGCTCAGGGAAAATACCAGGGGCATTACAGCCTGGCATGGAGCATTTTCTGGTTCAACTTCACCTGATAAAAATGAtagtaacaggggcgcctgggtggctcagtgggttaagcttctgccttcagctcaggtcatgatctcagggtcctgggatcgagccccgcatcgggctctctgctcagcagacagcctgcttccgcctctctctctgcctgcctctctgcctacttgtgatctctgtctgtcaaataaataaataaaatctaaaaaaaaaaaaagaacaaaaaaacgaTAGTAACAGATATACTCCttgtgtgctaggcactgtaaAGTGAGTGCTATTTTCATTCCTACTTCAcagttgaggaaattgaggcttaagGTTAAATGACTGATATAAGATCACGCAGTTCTTAattggcagagccagaattcaaacccaggtgttTAATTCTAGAACACAAGTTCTAAACTAATGTCCCTCACTGCCTTACGTCTCACTAGGAAAAGAGAATATTCTCGATGTATCAGGGAAGTATCACCTTTGATCACCTTTGACGTGCCAGGcttctcattttataaacataatttttttatcctCAAAACAATCCTGCAAGGCAGATATTACCATAccctatttacagatgagaaaactggatcTTAAGAAGATTAAGTAGGTTGCTTAAGGAAACAGAGCTGTTaaatggcagagtcaggattcaaatcaGGTGTGCCTGGCTCCATAActctgagaaatgaaaaagaggaatACAAGAAACACAGGTCCATCCGTGTACATGACACTGAACCCATTTTTTCAGGCCTTTTTGGATTTCCTTTTTGCCTTCCCTCAGAGGTCACTCCAGGTCAGCAGCCAGGCTATCAAGAACCTGTTGGCCTAAGTCCCAAGTTATGATTCATCCAACCAACCCCTCTTCTCCCCAACCCTGAGACTTCCTGGAGCCCCCTCTGGCTCCTCCCAATTTATTGCAGTTCGTGACCTCCAGAAACATCTGGCTttgctccttctgtctctctttgaAGCACTGAACaagaaatccaaaagaatcaGTAGAAAAGAGGCggaaaagaagaaatcttccAAGGTAGGACCAGGAGTTTTCattgtggggttgggggtgggactGGACTTAAAAGGGAATTCTAGCTAGGAACTAAATGAAAGATTTTCCAGCCTTACATGAACAAAAGAAGCTGAAAGCTATCTAAAGGCTTCCTGGCCTCAAGCTCTGAATCAGACCCCCcacagaagcccagagagctAAGTTTCACTAAGTGAAATAGCTTACATGCTAAAAagcatcttcttttaaaaaagctttatttatttattggccagaaagagagcgagcacaagcaggaggagcccaatgcggggctccatcccagcaccctgggatcatgacctgagctgaaggcagtcgcctaaccaactgagtcacccaggtgtccttaaaaAGCATCTTCTTATATGAGCTAGCCCTTTGACTGAAATGGTCATCATCTCTCGTTCTTTTGAATGAATGCACTGTTTCCTAAAGTTTAGGTATTTCAGAACGActtcccacaattttttttttctgaaagcttttatttgtaagtgatctctacacccagcgtggggcctgaactcaaaaccctgagatcaagagtcacatgctccactgactgagccagccaagcacccccgACAATTTTTGCCATAACCGAGTTTCacttatttacttaatatatttgtttaaaattaaaactcaaggggcacgtgggtggttctgtcagttacgtgtctgccttcacctccagTCATGAttccaaagtcctgggatggagtcccagggtgggatctctgctcagtggggaatctgtttcttcttctccctctccccctgccacttgtgctctctctcactctcaattaaacaaatattttaaaaattaaattaaaacttaaaaatatataactatggggcgcctgggtggctcagtgggttaagccgctgccttcggctcaggtcatgatctcggagtcctgggatcgagccccgcatcgggctctctgctcagcagggagcctgcttcctcctctctctctgcctgcctctctgcctgcttgtgatctctgtctgtcaaataaataaataaaatctttaaaatatatatatatatataactatgatAGGAAATCAATATCACTTGCCATAAATAGGAGgtaaccataaaaataattataaagaaaatgaaacattgttAGTGGATTTTAGCTGGATGGGGCTGCTTGTCAAATGCTCTAAATCTGGGATCTTACTTTGTGTTAAAAGTCAGATTAGAAACTGTTGggaaagggagcctgggtggctcagtcagttaagcttaagcatctgtcttttgctcaggtcctgatcctggtcctggatccagccccagATACtagggctggctccctgctcagtggggagcctgcttctccctctccctctgccactccccctgcttgtgctctctcgctctctgttaaataaattaataaaatataaaagaaggaaggcaggaaggaaggaagggaggaagaaagagagagttggGAAAGCATTAATGATAAATTGGCACCAACTGGAGACTTTCAAGTTGAAAGAGATTGCAAAGAGGGTCCTTTCTCACTATGTGATCTAATGTCACTTAATAGGCGTATACCACCTAAAATCATACTACCGCGGCACAGGTTCCCACACTGTGGGAAATACTAGATTAAGGCATTATTGAAATGCACACATTATTCCTGTCTTAGACCTGGTACTGTGTGATCTTGAGAAAGCCCCTGCTCCTTTCTAGACCTTCTGTGAACAAGCTGATCATGTGATTGACATGTAAGAAAACACAGTTGACAAATGTATTTGCATGCTAGGTATGGGGACTATCCAAGGGAACAAGAGATATAGCCCCCTGTCAAGGAGTTTACATTCttgtggggaagacagacaaacAGCAAGTAAGCCAATAAATAGGCAAAATAAATTCAGATAATGATAAACCCtgtaaagaaattaaagcatGGTGATGAAAATGAAGGGAAGAGTCATCTCAGAAGACCTCCCCGAGGAAGCAGCACTTACTGAAAAATTCAGTAATCTCAAGCAGCGACTCCCCATGGAAATACTATGTGaagggggcctgagtggctcagctggttaaccatctgccttgggctcaggtcatgaccccaggacccacactgggcttccagctcagcagggagcctgcttctctccctctgctgctccccaaaatcttaaaaaaagaaagaaaaaaaaaatacaatgtgggccacatatataaattaaaatttcctagtagccacattttaaaaaaagtaaaaagaagtacGTGTAAttaatttcagtaatattttatttaacccaatatatccaaaatattatcattttgataTGTAACCAATATGAAaagtgagatattttacattactctgtgtgtgtgtgtgtgtgtgtgtgtgtgctaagtCTGAAACCTGGTGGTGCCCCTTTACACTCACAGTACATCTCAATTCCAATGCTAAATTTTAATAGTTAGTCAGTTGTAGTcctaacaacaacaagaaaagaattatttaaagaaaaaatgttacactgcttctattttaaaatgtaaattaagggacacctgggtggctcagtccgttaagggcctgtcttccactcaggtggggatcccagggtcctgggttccagtcccatattgggttcctttactcagaaggaagcctgcttctttctctgcttgcccttccccctgcttgtgctcactctctcgctctgacaaataaaacctttaaaaaaaagtgaattaaaattaaataaaatttgaagattcAGTTCTTCTGATATGTCCctcaataatgggtccatgattaaaggagcgagactgatataaagcgaaggtcaagcaaagctttattccgcGCCAAGCATCAAGCATCAGAccgaacaggggcgcctgggtggctcagttggttaagcaactgcctttggctcaggtcatgatcccggagtcctgggatcgagtcccacatcgggctcccagctccatggggagtctgcttctccctctgacctcccctctcatgctctctctctgtctctcaaataaataaattaaaaaaaaaaaaaaaaaaaaaaaagaatcagaccgAACGTTCAGCCActtacaagagagggtgacctttctctgtttcacagactagcttttaagggcaaaggccgtGTGGTTTGGCCTggccacacaggtggccaatgagattgtaacacacagaggaaACTCCACAGTCATATTAGGTCACAcctaagtgaccaattgaattacaagtTACCCTAGagtagacatttgacctagcTTGTCACCTTGGTTAGAACTGGctcccaaaaggctcccaaagggcgggacgcatactccttggtagctagggagacagtatgcatccctccactgatcggatgtctccacctggcctgacccacccttgtatctgggctttgttacctggggctggtttccaagacttgtttttaagtaagtcccctgagGGAAGGGgcgcagggacagtttaagttttagaCAACAAAGTTATCCTGTAACTGATGGAAGCGCtcggctaaataggtccttacacttcATTTGCACTAGACGCATTTCAAGTACTCAGAAGCTTCATATGGCTAATGGCTGCTCATTTTCTGTGTTTGATGCGTGGAATGCAGGCAGCGGGGTAACAACGGCTCAGCTCAGAGAGGTGGGCGGGCCCAAACCTGAGGGCCTCAAGAGCCAAAGTGAAGTTTATGGTTTATTCTAAGTTCAAAGATAACCCACTGGGAGCTTTAAGCCGGAGTGGTTGccatcatacatacatacatacatcttcGGAGAGCCGGGTTTGGCGCAACACAGGTTAGGCTGTAAATGGGAGGATAGTGGCCTGGCCTAGGGCAGCAAAGCGGTGAAGAAGTGGGTGGATCCGATTTACTGTGAAGGCAGGACTGAGAAGAGATTGGGGATACACTGGAAGGGGTAAAATAGAGGTGGTGAAAACTCTAGAACAGAGTGGGATTCCCTAGGGAAAAAAGTGGGCCAAGCCCAGCCAGGTAAGTAAATGTTAATGGGTTTGGAGGCAGGGGGTGGATGACTGGGGGAGGCTGGTGCCTGTGGGGTCCCCGGTGGGCATGAAGTCCAAGGGATCGTGGGGCAGCAGGTGGGGATGTCTGGTCTGGGACCTCCGCTGCCCGAAGGAGTTCCCAGGCCGACTTGAGGCCGGTGGGGTGGGCGTGGCCGGCTTGGGCAGTCCCGGCTTTTTCCCGCAGAGAAACTCTTCCACGAAGACCGTGGCTCGGCCCCGGCCCCCGCCACCCACCCACTGCGTGGCTACTCGAGCGAGCTGCAAGTCGCCGGCGCCCGCCTGCGCCTCCTGCCAGTGC
The window above is part of the Lutra lutra chromosome 9, mLutLut1.2, whole genome shotgun sequence genome. Proteins encoded here:
- the ASIP gene encoding agouti-signaling protein translates to MTHPLVSLCFLTPNSHLAPEEKPRDDRSLRDNSSVKILDFPSVSIVALNKKSKRISRKEAEKKKSSKRNSSTKTVARPRPPPPTHCVATRASCKSPAPACASCQCRFFHSSCSCRVLRPVC